The following are encoded together in the Strix uralensis isolate ZFMK-TIS-50842 chromosome 38, bStrUra1, whole genome shotgun sequence genome:
- the TYK2 gene encoding non-receptor tyrosine-protein kinase TYK2: MSLCQCAAKHGESDADGCCFSASGGVKVCLHWSGEEERERCQTYAQGTLSAEEICIDLARRIGITPLCYSLFALYDTQSRIWLPPNHLFKISKDTNLNLLFRMRYYFRNWHGMNDKEPAVYRNVPRQSDSPDEKLQGGALLDKSSFEYLFEQGKFEFINDVASLKDLQTEQEVQRFKNESLGMAVLHLSHIAIKKGISLEEVARKYSFKDCIPRSFYRQIQQNNYLTKFRMKNVFKKFVQRFQRHTVSAGKLTVQDVMYKYLATLEHLAPRFGSELFPVLSLETSSEGEKVQLYVNGGHSQPEHTHALLPKDQPVTHEVLVTGTTGIQWRPVPGESVENFSHRGYFGRKSRNKELEPKGPTQPAERSELKWAHFCDFREITHIVVKDCRVSINRQDNKCLEVVLPSSESALSLVSLVDGYFRLTADSSHYLCHEVAPPRLVMSILNGIHGPMQEEFVFAKLRREEQEEGLYIIRWSVLDFNRMILSVVKRSHQQAPGVQAALKYRQFRIQKKGNSFVLEGWDREFSTLRELLDVLKGCTLRSGEESFTVKRCCPPKPGEISDLLITRKVKDSAKQILNLTQLSFHQIRKNEITQRAHLGQGTRTNIYDGLLNVCGTTGADDEAEYFSTEQNNNSREMHVVLKVLDPSHRDIALAFFETASLMSQVSHVHLAFVHGVCVRGSENIMVEEFVEHGPLDVLLRKEKGRVTVGWKITVAKQLASALSYLEDKNLVHGNVCAKNILLARKGLEDGSVPFVKLSDPGVSFTVLSREERVDRIPWIAPECVRDVGNLSTAADKWSFGTTLLEICFDADVPLKERTPSEKERFYEKRHRLPEPSCKELATLICQCLNYTPVERPSFRTILRDLTQLQPHNLVDVTSVNPDFPVSDPTVFQKRYLKKIRELGEGHFGKVSLYCYDPTNDGTGEMVAVKSLKSGCSQQLLTSWKREIEILKTLYHENIVKYKGCCSEQGEKIVQLIMEYVPLGSLRDYLPKHNVSLAHILLFAQQICEGMAYLHSLHYIHRDLAARNVLLENENVVKIGDFGLAKAIPEGHEYYRVCEDGDSPVFWYAVECLKECKFYYASDVWSFGVTLYELLTRCDSSQSPPAKFIEMIGATQGQMTVLRLIELLDRGKRLPSPKDCPCEIYRLMKNCWEAEASFRPAFRNLVPILRSFHEKYRAQAPSVFSLC, translated from the exons gtACTACTTTCGGAATTGGCACGGGATGAACGACAAGGAACCGGCGGTTTATCGCAACGTGCCCCGACAGAGCGACTCCCCCGACGAGAAGCTGCAAGGAGGAGCCTTGCTCGACAAATCGTCCTTCGAGTATCTGTTTGAGCAG GGGAAATTTGAATTCATCAATGACGTCGCATCTTTGAAAGACCTCCAGACCGAACAGGAGGTCCAGAGGTTCAAGAACGAAAGCTTGGGCATGGCCGTGCTTCACCTCTCGCACATCGCCATCAAAAAAGGCATCTCCCTTGAGGAAGTGGCCAGAAAGTACAG cttcAAGGACTGCATCCCTCGTTCCTTCTACCGCCAGATCCAGCAGAACAACTACCTGACCAAATTCCGCATGAAAAACGTCTTCAAGAAGTTCGTGCAGCGTTTCCAGCGCCACACGGTCAGCGCCGGCAAGCTGACGGTGCAGGACGTCATGTACAAGTACCTGGCTACCCTGGAGCACCTCGCCCCTCGCTTCGGGAGCGAGCTCTTCCCCGTGCTCTCCTTGGAGACCTCCTCCGAGGGGGAGAAGGTGCAGCTCTACGTCAACGGGGGCCATTCGCAGCCGGAGCACACGCACGCGCTGCTCCCCAAGGACCAACCCGTCACCCACGAAGTCCTCGTCACCGGCACGACCGGGATCCAGTGGCGGCCGGTGCCCGGAGAG AGTGTCGAGAACTTCTCCCATCGCGGATATTTTGGgagaaagagcagaaacaaagaaCTGGAGCCCAAGGGGCCGACTCAGCCGGCGGAGCGGAGCGAGCTGAAATGGGCCCATTTCTGTGATTTCCGGGAGATCACACACATCGTCGTCAAGGACTGCAGGGTCAGCATCAACCGGCAGGACAACAAGTGCCTG gaGGTGGTTCTCCCGTCCTCCGAGAGCGCGCTCTCCTTGGTCTCGCTGGTGGACGGTTATTTCCGACTCACGGCCGATTCCAGCCACTACCTGTGTCACGAAGTGGCTCCGCCGCGACTCGTGATGAGCATCTTGAACGGCATCCACGGGCCCATGCA ggaggagtttgtttttgccaAACTGCGacgggaggagcaggaggaagggctCTACATCATCCGCTGGAGCGTCCTTGACTTCAACAGGATGATTCTCTCTGTGGTGAAAAGGAGCCACCAGCAG GCTcccggggtgcaggcagccctcAAGTACAGGCAATTCCGGatccaaaaaaaaggaaactccTTTGTGCTGGAAGGGTGGGACCGGGAGTTTTCTACTTTGCGGGAGCTCTTGGATGTACTCAAGGGCTGCACGCTCAGGTCTGGCGAGGAAAGCTTCACGGTGAAGAGATGCTGTCCCCCCAAACCAGGAG AGATCTCGGACCTGCTGATCACGCGGAAGGTGAAGGACAGCGCGAAGCAGATCCTTAACCTGACCCAGCTCAGCTTCCACCAGATCCGCAAGAACGAGATCACCCAG CGAGCCCACCTGGGGCAGGGCACCCGCACAAACATCTATGACGGGCTCCTGAACGTCTGTGGGACCACTGGGGCCGACGACGAAGCGGAATATTTCTCCACCGAGCAGAATAACAACAGCCGGGAAATGCACGTGGTCCTCAAAGTCCTGGACCCCAGCCACAGAGACATCGCCCTG GCGTTTTTCGAGACAGCCAGCCTGATGAGCCAAGTGTCACACGTCCACTTGGCTTTCGTGCACGGCGTCTGCGTGCGAGGCTCTGAGA ACATCATGGTGGAGGAGTTCGTGGAACACGGACCTCTGGACGTGCTGCTGCGGAAGGAGAAAGGCCGGGTCACCGTGGGCTGGAAAATCACTGTGGCCAAGCAGCTGGCCAGTGCCTTGAGCTACCTG GAAGACAAAAACCTGGTGCACGGCAACGTGTGTGCGAAAAACATCCTGCTGGCCAGGAAAGGGCTGGAAGATGGATCCGTGCCTTTCGTGAAGCTCAGTGACCCCGGAGTCAGCTTTACGGTGCTCTCCCGAGAAG AGCGCGTGGACCGGATCCCTTGGATCGCCCCAGAATGCGTCCGGGATGTGGGAAACCTCAGCACGGCGGCCGACAAATGGAGCTTTGGCACCACGTTGCTGGAAATCTGCTTCGACGCCGACGTCCCGCTCAAGGAGCGCACTCCTTCGGAG aAAGAACGTTTCTACGAGAAGAGGCATCGCCTGCCCGAGCCGTCCTGCAAGGAGCTGGCCACCCTCATCTGTCAGTGCCTGAACTACACCCCCGTCGAGCGGCCGTCCTTCCGCACCATCCTGCGGGATCTCACCCAGCTCCAGCCGCACA ACCTCGTAGACGTCACCTCGGTGAACCCCGACTTCCCGGTGTCAGACCCCACCGTCTTCCAGAAGCGTTACCTGAAAAAGATTCGGGAGCTGGGGGAG GGTCACTTCGGGAAGGTGAGCCTGTATTGCTACGACCCCACCAACGACGGGACGGGGGAAATGGTGGCTGTCAAATCCCTCAAATCcggctgcagccagcagctgctgacCAGCTGGAAGAGGGAGATTGAGATTCTCAAGACGCTTTATCACGAAAACATCGTCAAGTACAAGGGATGCTGCAGCGAGCAGG gaGAGAAGATCGTGCAGCTGATCATGGAGTATGTGCCCCTTGGCAGCCTGCGAGACTACTTGCCCAAGCACAACGTCAGCCTGGCGCACATCCTGCTCTTTGCCCAGCAGATCTGTGAG ggCATGGCCTATCTCCACTCCCTCCACTACATCCACAGGGACCTCGCTGCCCGCAACGTGCTGCTGGAGAACGAAAACGTGGTGAAAATCGGGGATTTCGGTTTAGCCAAAGCCATCCCCGAGGGCCACGAGTATTACCGCGTCTGCGAGGACGGGGACAGCCCCGTCTTTTG GTACGCCGTGGAGTGCCTCAAGGAGTGTAAGTTTTACTACGCGTCCGACGTCTGGTCCTTCGGGGTGACGCTCTACGAGCTCCTGACCCGCTGCGACTCCAGCCAGAGCCCTCCCGCG AAATTCATCGAGATGATCGGGGCGACGCAGGGGCAGATGACGGTGCTGAGGCTGATCGAGCTGCTGGACAGGGGGAAGAGGCTGCCGAGTCCCAAGGACTGTCCTTGCGAG ATCTACCGGCTGATGAAGAACTGCTGGGAAGCGGAAGCTTCCTTCCGCCCGGCCTTCCGCAACCTCGTCCCCATCCTCAGGAGCTTCCACGAGAAATACAGGGCTCAGGCTCCCTCCGTCTTCAGCCTCTGCTGA
- the RAVER1 gene encoding ribonucleoprotein PTB-binding 1, protein MAAAAAALSLAGAVTAPSPELPAAAAGLGRAPEEELPVLDPAEVRSRLERSARQFRNRRKVLIRGLPADVSNQEVHDLLSDYELKYCFVDKYKGTAFVTLLNGEQAESAIKKFHLSKLREKEISVQLQPTDALLCIANLPQLYTQQQFEELVRPFGNLERCFLVYSEKTGHSKGYGFVEYMKKDSAARAKSDLLGRQLGTRTLYVHWTDVNQLTLDLLHSKCLCVDKLPHNYADLEELRRVFSAACAPAFCQLAYGQDGQLKGFAVLEYESAEMAEMVQQATDGLPLAGNHVRVSFCAPGPPGRSMLAALIAAQATALNRGKGLLPEPNILQILNSLGNPASLQLLLNPLLHGAVGGKQGILGAAPSVPLVTNPALSTALLQLALQNQTQAQQKPGLLGDSPLSSLPHGALGLATAPAQAPGQLLGELSSGGPLPGDMAQGHVKSPILPSGNVPLASFLGPVGVDRENSVLGTQVPQLTPPAVTPPALQGLTTSILGSVISGLQKPKQSENGPPTSGVSLLGEPPKDFKIPLNPYLNLHSLLPANSLGGATNKGFNLKAGVLGSVSNPRLSQPSLADPLLPSPGLAGDSYAFDYQPDLGSRIFPQTRDHAGPILGGFGHSRHKLSSSPGFERGGLGPPLPPFYSGSPSSYFTSGLQAGLKQSHLNKAVGMPPSGSADAVLALGPPSHSHNSKTPGGGQKRAFSHLLPSPEPSPEGCYVGQHSQGLGGHYADSYLKRKRIF, encoded by the exons atggcggcggcagcggcggcgctCTCGCTGGCGGGCGCCGTAACGGCACCGAGCCCGGAgctcccggcggcggccgcggggctgggccgggccccCGAGGAGGAGCTGCCGGTGCTGGACCCGGCCGAGGTGCGGAGCCGCCTGGAGCGCAGCGCCCGCCAGTTCCGGAACCGGCGGAAGGTGCTGATCCGCGGGCTACCGGCCGACGTGAGCAACCAG GAAGTCCACGATCTGCTGAGCGACTACGAGCTGAAATACTGCTTTGTGGACAAATACAAAGGGACTG CGTTTGTCACTTTGCTCAACGGGGAACAGGCGGAATCGGCCATCAAAAAATTCCACCTGAGCAAACTGCGGGAAAAAGAGATTTCGGTGCAGCTACAGCCTACGGACGCCCTCCTGTGCATCGCCAACCTCCCCCAGCTCTACACCCAGCAGCAATTCGAGGAGCTGGTGCGACCTTTTGGCAACCTGGAACGTTGTTTCCTGGTCTACAGCGAAAAAACGGGACACTCGAAAGGTTACGGCTTCGTGGAATATATGAAAAAGGATTCGGCGGCCAGAGCCAAGTCGGACCTGCTGGGGAGGCAGCTGGGCACGCGGACTCTCTACGTCCACTGGACGGACGTCAACCAGTTGACGCTGGACCTGCTCCATTCCAAGTGCTTGTGCGTCGACAAGCTGCCCCACAACTACGCCGACCTCGAGGAGCTGCGGCGCGTTTTTTCCGCCGCCTGCGCCCCTGCTTTTTGCCAG CTGGCCTACGGGCAGGACGGGCAGCTGAAAGGCTTCGCGGTGCTGGAGTACGAGTCGGCGGAGATGGCGGAGATGGTTCAACAGGCCACGGACGGTTTGCCCCTCGCCGGGAATCACGTCCGAGTCTCCTTCTGCGCTCCCGGCCCTCCCGGCCGCAGCATGTTGGCCGCCCTCATAGCCGCGCAGGCGACG gCGCTGAATCGTGGGAAAGGGCTCCTCCCCGAGCCGAATATCCTCCAAATTCTCAACAGCCTGGGAAATCCCGcttccctccagctgctgctcaaCCCCCTGCTCCACGGGGCCGTCGGAGGAAAGCAGG gaatCCTCGGCGCCGCTCCCTCCGTGCCGCTGGTGACCAACCCGGCCCTCTCCACCGCTCTCCTCCAACTCGCCCTGCAGAACCAAACCCAAGCGCAGCAG AAGCCAGGGCTCCTGGGTGACTCGCCGCTGAGCTCCCTGCCCCACGGCGCCCTGGGCTTGGCCACCGCGCCGGCGCAGGCCCCCGGCCAGCTCCTGGGAGAGCTCTCCTCCG GTGGCCCCTTGCCCGGTGACATGGCACAGGGACACGTCAAATCACCAATTTTGCCTTCTGGAAACGTACCCCTGGCTTCTTTCCTGGGACCGGTGGGAGTAGACCGGGAAAATTCGGTGTTGGGGACACAAGTGCCTCAGCTCACCCCTCCTGCCGTCACCCCCCCGGCTCTGCAGGGTCTCACCACCTCCATTTTGGGATCTGTCATCAGCGGCCTCCAAAAACCAAAGCAGAGTGAAAACGGACCTCCCACCTCCGGG GTCTCACTCCTGGGGGAGCCCCCCAAAGATTTCAAGATTCCTCTCAACCCCTACCTGAACCTGCACAGCCTCTTGCCAGCCAACAGCCTGGGAG GAGCCACCAACAAAGGGTTTAACCTGAAAGCTGGTGTTTTGGGGAGCGTCTCCAACCCCCggctctcccagccctccctggccGACCCGCTCCTGCCCTCGCCCGGGCTGGCCGGAGACAGCTACGCCTTCGACTACCAGCCG GATTTGGGCTCCCGGATTTTCCCCCAGACGCGAGACCACGCTGGACCCATCCTGGGGGGCTTCGGGCACAGCAGACACAAG CTCTCCTCATCTCCGGGCTTCGAGCGGGGGGGTTTggggccccccctgccccccttttACTCAGGATCCCCCAGTTCCTATTTCACCAGTGGCCTtcaagctgggctcaagcagaGTCACCTCAACAAG GCCGTCGGGATGCCGCCATCGGGCTCCGCAGACGCCGTCCTCGCCTTGGGACCCCCCAGCCACTCGCACAActcaaag acccCCGGGGGTGGCCAGAAACGAGCtttctcccacctcctgccctccccagagcCCAGCCCCGAGGGCTGCTACGTGGGGCAGCactcccaggggctggggggccaCTACGCCGACTCCTACCTGAAGCGGAAGAGGATATtttag
- the FDX2 gene encoding ferredoxin-2, mitochondrial gives MAASRAAASGGFVTRRLVRGLSGGGSGGAAAEEPEAAVVNVVFVDRAGRHVPVRGRVGDNVLHLAQRHGLELEGACEASLACSTCHVYVSTPHFDRLPAPDEREDDLLDQAPLLQENSRLGCQILLSPALEGAHFVLPKVTRNFYVDGHVPKPH, from the exons ATGGCGGCCTCCAGagcggcggcgagcggcggctTCGTGACGCGGCGACTGGTGCGGGGCctgagcggcggcggcagcggcggggccgcggcggagGAACCGGAGGCCGCTGT ggTGAACGTCGTGTTCGTGGACCGGGCGGGGCGTCACGTCCCGGTGCGGGGCCGCGTCGGGGACAACGTGCTGCACCTGGCGCAGCGGCacgggctggagctggagg GCGCCTGCGAGGCCTCCCTGGCCTGTTCCACCTGCCACGTCTATGTCAGCACCCCCCACTTCGACCGGCTCCCGGCCCCCGACGAGCG GGAAGATGACCTGCTGGACCAGGCCCCGCTGCTGCAGGAAAACTCCCGCCTGGGCTGCCAGATCCTGCTGAGCCCCGCGCTGGAGGGGGCCCACTTTGTGCTCCCCAAGGTCACCCGCAACTTCTACGTGGATGGGCACGTCCCCAAACCCCACtga